A single region of the Gephyromycinifex aptenodytis genome encodes:
- a CDS encoding class I SAM-dependent methyltransferase, whose protein sequence is MLTVDFDRLGLRAGERLLDLGCGAGRHAFEAYRRGARVTAFDQDEKELAGVQEMFEAMAAAGEGEPGGAGTTRGDALHLPFSDGEFDRVIAAEILEHIPQDREAISELVRVLRPGGTMAVTVPRFWPERICWALSDEYHQVEGGHVRIYRADTLAGQLSQAGLDVTGRDHVHALHAPYWWLKCAVGVDNDDNPLVKGYHRMLVWDLMKKPALTRTAERLLDPVLGKSVVLYARKPA, encoded by the coding sequence GTGCTGACCGTTGACTTCGACCGCCTCGGCCTGCGTGCCGGGGAACGACTACTCGACCTCGGCTGCGGCGCCGGCCGCCACGCCTTCGAGGCCTACCGCCGCGGGGCCCGAGTGACCGCCTTCGACCAGGACGAGAAAGAGCTGGCCGGCGTCCAGGAGATGTTCGAGGCGATGGCCGCCGCCGGTGAGGGCGAGCCTGGCGGCGCCGGCACTACCCGAGGTGACGCCCTGCATCTGCCTTTCTCTGATGGCGAGTTCGACCGGGTCATCGCCGCCGAAATCCTGGAGCACATTCCGCAGGACCGGGAAGCGATCAGCGAGCTGGTGCGCGTGTTGCGTCCCGGCGGCACCATGGCGGTGACGGTCCCCCGGTTCTGGCCCGAGCGCATCTGCTGGGCTCTTTCGGATGAGTATCACCAGGTCGAGGGCGGGCACGTGCGGATCTACCGCGCCGACACCCTGGCCGGGCAGCTCTCCCAGGCCGGGCTGGACGTCACCGGGCGCGACCATGTGCATGCGCTGCACGCACCGTACTGGTGGCTCAAATGTGCGGTCGGGGTGGACAACGATGACAACCCTCTGGTCAAGGGCTATCACCGGATGCTCGTCTGGGATCTGATGAAGAAGCCCGCGCTCACCCGCACCGCCGAGCGGCTGCTGGACCCGGTCCTGGGCAAGAGTGTCGTGCTCTATGCGAGGAAGCCGGCCTGA
- a CDS encoding prenyltransferase, with the protein MPVRSAPRATREPASDPGARDEPCDQVGADPDLSGLALPSLADLQATGRSIAAAQSACGAIPWETQGETAGKVDAWDHTECAMALLVTGQVAEAEAAYQWLRRAQRPDGTWPIEWRLRGGEILVTDPGADTNQCSYLAVGLLHHWLIRTDLSFIEELWPTLDAALDAVIALALPGGGIAWGRGSGGTADEALLTGSSSIAHALRCGLALAEVLETDRPAWRYLLAELTAAIQAHCAWQAGGQQPGQTPAFADKQRFSMDWYYPVLGGVLRGPQALARIQDRWEEFVVPGLGIRCVQDSPWVTGAETCELALALEACGQRREAAMLVADMQHLRDENGSYHTGLVYSDGKRWPIERSTWTGAAVVLAVDALVGHTGGAEVFRAGSAPEE; encoded by the coding sequence ATGCCGGTGCGCTCAGCGCCCCGCGCAACGCGCGAACCTGCATCAGACCCGGGAGCCCGCGACGAGCCGTGCGACCAGGTCGGGGCAGACCCTGACCTGTCGGGTCTGGCGCTGCCGTCGCTGGCGGACCTGCAGGCCACCGGCCGGAGTATCGCGGCGGCACAGTCTGCGTGTGGTGCGATCCCGTGGGAGACCCAGGGTGAGACCGCGGGCAAGGTCGACGCCTGGGATCACACCGAATGCGCAATGGCGCTGCTGGTGACCGGTCAGGTCGCCGAAGCCGAAGCCGCCTACCAGTGGCTGCGGCGCGCGCAGCGACCTGACGGGACGTGGCCGATCGAATGGCGGCTGCGGGGCGGGGAAATCCTCGTCACCGACCCCGGCGCCGACACCAACCAGTGCTCCTATCTGGCGGTCGGACTGCTGCACCACTGGCTCATCCGAACAGATCTGAGCTTCATCGAGGAGTTGTGGCCCACTCTGGATGCGGCCCTGGACGCCGTGATCGCGCTCGCGCTGCCGGGGGGCGGCATCGCCTGGGGTCGCGGTAGCGGCGGCACCGCCGACGAGGCGTTATTGACGGGCAGTTCGAGCATCGCCCATGCGTTGCGTTGCGGCCTGGCGTTGGCCGAGGTCCTGGAGACCGACCGGCCGGCCTGGCGGTACTTGTTGGCCGAGCTGACCGCGGCCATCCAGGCTCACTGCGCCTGGCAGGCGGGTGGCCAGCAGCCAGGGCAGACGCCGGCGTTCGCCGACAAACAGCGCTTCTCGATGGACTGGTATTACCCGGTGCTCGGTGGCGTGCTGCGCGGGCCGCAGGCCCTGGCCCGCATCCAGGACCGCTGGGAAGAGTTTGTCGTCCCCGGTCTAGGGATTCGCTGCGTCCAGGACAGCCCATGGGTCACCGGGGCCGAGACCTGCGAGCTCGCCTTGGCGCTGGAAGCATGCGGGCAGCGCCGCGAAGCCGCAATGTTGGTCGCGGACATGCAGCACCTGCGTGACGAGAACGGTTCGTACCACACAGGTTTGGTGTACAGCGACGGTAAACGGTGGCCCATCGAACGTTCCACCTGGACCGGCGCCGCGGTCGTGCTGGCCGTGGACGCATTGGTCGGGCACACGGGCGGGGCTGAGGTTTTTCGGGCGGGGTCAGCGCCTGAGGAGTAG
- a CDS encoding NUDIX domain-containing protein produces the protein MVRFSAGLLPYRRTDHGIEVFLAHPGGPFWARKDEHVWSVTKGEYDPATEAPRCAAAREFVEEIGVPAPPQPWLELGEIRQSSGKRVVAYAVEDASVQFVASNEIDIQWPPRSGKMLRIPEVDRAQFWPVQEARHKLIASQVPLLDRLCALLAA, from the coding sequence ATGGTGCGTTTCAGCGCTGGGCTGCTGCCCTATCGGCGCACCGACCACGGGATCGAGGTCTTCCTCGCCCACCCGGGTGGGCCGTTCTGGGCGCGTAAAGATGAGCACGTCTGGAGCGTGACCAAAGGCGAATACGACCCCGCCACCGAAGCGCCGCGCTGCGCAGCCGCACGCGAGTTCGTTGAGGAGATCGGTGTTCCCGCGCCGCCGCAGCCGTGGCTGGAACTGGGCGAGATCCGCCAGTCCAGCGGCAAACGGGTGGTGGCCTACGCGGTAGAAGACGCGAGCGTGCAGTTCGTGGCCAGCAACGAGATCGACATCCAGTGGCCGCCGCGTTCCGGGAAGATGCTGCGCATCCCGGAAGTGGACCGGGCCCAGTTCTGGCCGGTGCAGGAGGCGCGGCACAAACTCATCGCCAGCCAGGTGCCACTGCTGGACCGGCTCTGCGCCCTGCTGGCGGCCTGA
- a CDS encoding class I SAM-dependent methyltransferase, whose protein sequence is MTSSPPMPADLLDHALTARGFMPEAEGELLFQEAVRALAHGPALEVGTWCGKSAVYLGAAARVAAQQESAAESASAPVVFTVDHHRGSEENQPGWEYHDPTLVDPQAGRIDTLPFFRATITAAGLEDVVVAIVGASPTVAAHWRTPLSLLFIDGGHTDEHVSADYLGFGRWVANGATLVFHDIFEHPEEGGQAPWRCYQRALESGNWQETRQLGSMRILRRVAGAAGDPVG, encoded by the coding sequence GTGACGTCTTCACCACCGATGCCTGCCGATCTGCTCGATCATGCGCTGACCGCTCGCGGTTTCATGCCTGAAGCCGAAGGGGAGCTGCTGTTCCAGGAGGCGGTGCGCGCCCTGGCGCACGGGCCCGCGTTAGAGGTGGGGACGTGGTGCGGTAAGTCCGCGGTGTACCTGGGAGCCGCAGCCCGCGTCGCGGCGCAGCAGGAAAGTGCTGCCGAATCAGCTTCAGCGCCGGTGGTATTCACGGTGGATCACCACCGCGGCAGCGAAGAGAACCAGCCTGGGTGGGAGTACCACGACCCGACTCTGGTCGACCCGCAGGCGGGGCGTATCGACACGCTGCCGTTCTTCCGCGCCACGATCACCGCGGCCGGCTTGGAGGATGTCGTCGTGGCTATCGTCGGCGCCTCACCCACCGTTGCAGCCCACTGGCGCACCCCGCTGTCGCTGCTGTTCATCGACGGCGGCCACACCGACGAGCACGTCAGTGCCGACTACCTCGGGTTTGGGCGGTGGGTCGCCAACGGCGCCACCCTGGTCTTCCACGACATCTTCGAACACCCCGAAGAGGGCGGCCAGGCCCCGTGGCGTTGCTACCAACGCGCGTTGGAGTCGGGCAATTGGCAGGAAACGCGCCAGTTGGGCTCGATGCGGATCCTGCGCCGGGTCGCCGGGGCGGCCGGGGACCCGGTCGGCTGA
- a CDS encoding TetR/AcrR family transcriptional regulator encodes MSDGYHHGNLRRALLDAAVAVIAESGPSSVSLRDLARRVGVSHAAPAHHFGDRPGLLTALAVEGFCLLTTALRQAAPRGFDEVAVAYVRFARRHRAHYAVMHRLDLAHATDPDLLAARAEASRQLAEGVQSLPHERRRFVTVAEGGYAAWALVHGLASLAAEGAIPAGDLEELTLRAARQLFG; translated from the coding sequence ATGAGCGATGGCTATCACCACGGAAACCTGCGGCGGGCGCTGCTGGACGCGGCCGTCGCCGTGATCGCGGAATCAGGGCCGAGCAGCGTGTCCTTGCGCGACCTCGCTCGAAGGGTCGGCGTCTCGCATGCCGCGCCAGCACACCATTTTGGAGACCGTCCCGGTTTGCTGACCGCCCTTGCCGTGGAAGGCTTCTGCCTGCTCACCACGGCGCTGCGGCAGGCTGCACCGCGTGGTTTCGACGAGGTCGCTGTCGCGTACGTGCGTTTCGCCCGCCGCCACCGCGCCCATTACGCGGTGATGCACCGGCTGGACCTGGCTCACGCCACAGACCCCGACCTGTTGGCGGCCCGAGCGGAGGCGTCACGGCAGCTCGCCGAGGGCGTGCAGTCACTGCCGCACGAGCGTCGTCGCTTCGTGACCGTGGCCGAGGGTGGATACGCGGCGTGGGCTCTCGTGCACGGCCTGGCCTCGCTGGCCGCAGAAGGGGCGATTCCTGCAGGAGATCTGGAGGAGCTCACGCTGCGGGCCGCGCGACAACTGTTCGGTTGA
- a CDS encoding DoxX family protein yields the protein MAPLIVLLTVTALARAIGACDVEYVASWPEALAVGLSAMFIVTAVAHFDPTRRPGLISIVPPVIPAPGLWVSLTGVLELMGAAGLLVPAGHGPVRALAAWCLAALLVAMFPANVYAATAKRSPTAPHTPLVPRTAIQGVFLLAAIIVASTG from the coding sequence ATGGCCCCGCTCATCGTTCTACTCACGGTCACCGCACTAGCCCGGGCCATCGGAGCATGCGACGTCGAATACGTGGCGTCCTGGCCCGAAGCACTGGCCGTCGGGCTCTCCGCGATGTTCATCGTCACCGCAGTGGCGCACTTCGATCCGACCCGGCGGCCCGGCCTTATCTCGATCGTGCCACCCGTCATTCCGGCTCCAGGGCTGTGGGTGAGCCTTACAGGCGTGCTGGAACTCATGGGAGCGGCCGGTCTACTGGTGCCCGCCGGGCACGGGCCCGTCCGCGCGCTCGCCGCCTGGTGTTTGGCAGCACTCCTCGTGGCAATGTTCCCAGCGAATGTGTACGCCGCCACGGCCAAACGGTCCCCGACCGCACCCCACACACCCCTGGTGCCACGCACCGCGATTCAAGGTGTCTTCCTTCTGGCCGCAATCATCGTCGCCTCCACCGGGTGA
- the brnQ gene encoding branched-chain amino acid transport system II carrier protein, protein MTTRLRPAQTLLVGSLIFGLYFGAGNLIFPVQLGRDAGSATAAATIGFLLTAVGLPILGIIASALARARDVFEMARPVGRRYALVFTCLLYLTIGPLFAIPRTATVSYEVGVRPLLSPGADGWALPLFSLVFFALTAVLAWRPGKLLDWVGRYLTPIFLVLLGALIAAAIISPMSRGAAPAPVEPYADGALSAGLLDGYNTMDALASLAFAIVIVEALRRLGVTRPSRIAVEVGKAGLIGGAGMALVYAALAYVGVTSLGVVQGENGGSVLAGTSNHYYGVIGQYLVAAIVLVACLKTAVGLIAACAEMFVSLFASGPKYRGWLALFVTTSLLVANAGLETIIAYSIPVLMFLYPLAIITILLGLLHHWVGNRRPIHVWATALTGVAALFDLLKALPEPWSQLPLVQNAVHLGGSLPGFESGFGWVAPALLGLIIGALVSTRTPAADTAVAQEVR, encoded by the coding sequence GTGACGACACGGCTTCGCCCCGCTCAGACCTTGTTGGTCGGCTCCCTGATTTTTGGTTTGTATTTCGGGGCGGGCAACCTCATCTTCCCGGTCCAGCTCGGCCGCGATGCAGGCTCGGCCACCGCGGCCGCCACCATCGGGTTCCTGCTGACTGCTGTCGGCCTGCCCATCCTGGGGATCATCGCCTCCGCCCTGGCCCGTGCCCGCGACGTCTTCGAGATGGCGCGACCGGTGGGCCGCCGGTACGCCCTGGTCTTCACCTGCCTGCTCTACCTGACCATCGGTCCGCTGTTCGCAATCCCGCGAACAGCGACCGTCTCCTACGAGGTGGGGGTCCGCCCGCTGCTGAGCCCGGGCGCAGACGGGTGGGCACTACCGCTGTTCTCCCTGGTCTTCTTCGCCCTGACCGCAGTGTTGGCGTGGCGTCCGGGCAAACTGCTCGACTGGGTCGGGCGCTATCTGACCCCGATCTTCCTCGTGCTGCTCGGTGCGCTCATCGCCGCGGCGATCATCTCCCCGATGTCGCGGGGGGCGGCCCCGGCGCCGGTCGAGCCGTACGCCGACGGTGCTTTGAGCGCAGGTCTGCTGGACGGCTACAACACCATGGATGCCCTGGCCTCACTGGCCTTCGCCATCGTCATCGTGGAGGCTTTGCGGCGGCTGGGAGTGACTCGCCCCTCCCGGATCGCCGTCGAAGTGGGTAAGGCCGGCCTCATCGGCGGCGCAGGCATGGCCCTGGTCTACGCCGCCCTGGCATATGTGGGAGTCACCAGCCTGGGCGTGGTGCAGGGCGAGAACGGCGGCAGCGTCCTGGCCGGGACGAGCAACCACTACTACGGCGTGATCGGCCAGTATCTGGTGGCGGCCATCGTGCTTGTCGCCTGCCTGAAGACTGCGGTCGGGCTCATCGCCGCCTGCGCCGAGATGTTCGTCAGCTTGTTCGCCTCCGGCCCGAAATACCGCGGCTGGTTGGCTCTCTTCGTCACCACATCGCTTCTGGTAGCCAACGCGGGGTTGGAGACGATCATCGCCTACTCCATCCCGGTGCTGATGTTCCTCTACCCGCTGGCCATCATCACGATCCTGCTCGGGTTGCTGCACCACTGGGTCGGCAACCGCCGCCCGATCCACGTCTGGGCGACCGCCCTGACCGGGGTGGCGGCCCTGTTCGATCTGCTCAAGGCGCTGCCCGAGCCGTGGTCGCAGCTGCCGCTGGTGCAGAACGCGGTCCACCTGGGCGGCTCCCTGCCCGGTTTCGAGTCCGGTTTCGGTTGGGTGGCCCCCGCCCTGCTCGGCCTCATCATTGGAGCGCTGGTGTCCACCCGCACGCCCGCCGCCGACACCGCTGTGGCGCAGGAGGTTCGATGA
- a CDS encoding SGNH/GDSL hydrolase family protein, translating into MNPAGKLRTEASRLLAFALSPVLITQGGRVLASIPRLAEAGGPTHGQAPGQGEPIALLVVGESTAVGVGVDQHDEAIVGELTRLIAAQTGRAVRWNVIGRNGARLRATHTRALPEVIGEYDCCVVLLGVNDTLGLTSAGRWRKEMTTLLARLSQCTRAQGLIVLAGVPRLDRFPALPQPMRFVMGAHAHTLDSVLADLSDLSTAVAADPPVNTASAGDVSRVHVPTPPMEEPADLATDGFHPSAQGYQRWAQHLFAAAIHPWLQARTA; encoded by the coding sequence ATGAATCCCGCCGGCAAGCTCCGCACTGAAGCCTCCCGGCTGCTCGCATTTGCCCTGTCGCCGGTCCTGATCACCCAGGGCGGGCGGGTGTTGGCCTCTATTCCTCGCCTGGCCGAGGCGGGCGGTCCCACGCACGGCCAGGCCCCCGGTCAAGGCGAGCCCATCGCGTTGCTCGTCGTCGGTGAATCGACCGCCGTCGGGGTGGGCGTGGACCAACACGACGAGGCCATCGTCGGCGAACTCACCCGACTCATCGCAGCCCAGACCGGGCGGGCGGTGCGCTGGAACGTCATCGGTCGCAACGGCGCGCGACTGCGTGCGACTCACACTCGGGCATTGCCCGAAGTTATCGGCGAATACGACTGTTGCGTCGTGCTGCTCGGCGTCAACGACACCCTGGGGTTGACCTCAGCCGGGCGTTGGCGCAAGGAGATGACGACTTTGCTGGCCCGGCTGAGTCAATGCACCCGAGCGCAGGGGCTGATCGTGCTGGCCGGGGTGCCGCGCCTGGACCGCTTCCCCGCGCTGCCGCAGCCGATGCGTTTCGTCATGGGCGCTCACGCGCACACGCTGGACAGTGTGTTGGCCGATCTCAGCGATCTCAGCACCGCCGTGGCCGCCGACCCGCCGGTCAACACCGCCAGCGCGGGAGACGTCAGCCGCGTGCACGTCCCCACACCGCCGATGGAGGAGCCTGCCGACCTGGCCACGGACGGATTCCACCCCTCGGCGCAGGGCTACCAGCGGTGGGCGCAGCACCTGTTCGCTGCCGCGATCCACCCCTGGCTCCAGGCTCGCACCGCCTGA
- a CDS encoding SDR family oxidoreductase — protein MTLQPEVAQNAEKLVNDKGGFPKQQQQPPGLTSEMTPLPDHGEQTYEGSGKLSGMRALITGGDSGIGRAVAIAYAREGADVAISYMPDEESDAQETKKWIEKADRKAVLLPGDIREQSVCESIVADAVAELGGLDVLVNNAGFQMARRDSMLDITTDELDRTFKTNLYALFWITQAALPHLAKGASIINNASVQAYQPSPGLMDYAATKAGITNFTVNLAAEVGEKGIRVNAVAPGPIWTPLQPATQPEEKVEQFGGDTPLGRAGQPAECAGAFVFLASPKDASYVSGSVIGVTGGKAVF, from the coding sequence ATGACTCTGCAGCCTGAAGTAGCCCAGAACGCCGAAAAGCTAGTGAACGACAAGGGTGGCTTCCCCAAGCAGCAGCAACAGCCCCCGGGCCTGACCAGCGAGATGACGCCGTTGCCAGATCACGGCGAGCAGACCTACGAAGGCTCGGGGAAGCTCTCGGGGATGCGCGCCCTGATTACCGGTGGGGACTCCGGCATCGGCCGTGCGGTAGCGATTGCCTACGCGCGTGAAGGCGCTGACGTGGCCATCTCCTACATGCCGGACGAAGAGTCAGACGCGCAGGAGACCAAGAAGTGGATCGAGAAGGCCGACCGTAAGGCCGTCCTGCTTCCCGGCGACATCCGGGAGCAGTCCGTGTGCGAGAGCATTGTGGCTGACGCCGTGGCTGAACTGGGCGGCTTGGACGTCCTGGTCAACAACGCCGGGTTCCAAATGGCTCGCCGTGACTCGATGCTCGACATCACCACGGACGAACTGGACCGCACCTTCAAGACCAATCTGTACGCCCTGTTCTGGATCACCCAGGCCGCGTTGCCGCACCTAGCCAAGGGCGCCAGCATCATCAACAACGCCTCCGTGCAGGCCTACCAGCCCTCACCGGGTCTGATGGATTACGCCGCCACTAAGGCCGGAATCACCAACTTCACGGTGAACCTGGCCGCAGAGGTCGGCGAGAAGGGCATCCGGGTCAACGCGGTCGCGCCCGGCCCGATCTGGACTCCGTTGCAGCCGGCGACCCAGCCCGAGGAGAAGGTCGAGCAATTCGGCGGCGACACCCCGCTGGGCCGCGCCGGGCAACCGGCCGAGTGCGCGGGCGCTTTCGTGTTCCTGGCCTCACCCAAGGACGCCAGCTACGTCTCCGGCTCGGTCATCGGGGTCACCGGCGGCAAGGCCGTCTTCTGA
- a CDS encoding GAF and ANTAR domain-containing protein, translated as MVMDQGVTSDVSGRRLANDFAELALKLQGEPEAEPTLGQVLKAAQEMLGCDVGGVMLVVKGKVESAYVTNEIVERADALQLRTGDGPCLEAIEERETFTIVDTTTETRWPLWCAGVAELGIRSVLSVQLQTERGVLGALNLYSYEPNSFGRDDAWLGTILASHASIALAAGKERAELRQAIDGRHVIGMAQGILMERFTLGEAQAFAVLRRYSQDRNIKLREVAQQVVNSRTLPA; from the coding sequence ATGGTCATGGATCAAGGGGTCACGTCCGACGTCTCGGGTCGACGTCTGGCTAACGATTTCGCCGAGTTGGCGCTCAAGCTCCAGGGTGAACCGGAAGCTGAACCGACCCTGGGTCAGGTACTCAAAGCCGCTCAGGAAATGCTCGGCTGCGACGTCGGCGGCGTGATGCTGGTCGTCAAAGGCAAGGTTGAATCGGCTTATGTCACCAACGAGATCGTCGAGCGCGCGGATGCGCTGCAACTCAGGACCGGCGACGGGCCGTGCCTGGAGGCGATCGAGGAACGCGAAACCTTCACAATCGTGGACACCACGACCGAAACACGGTGGCCGCTGTGGTGCGCGGGCGTAGCCGAGCTGGGTATCCGCAGCGTCTTGTCGGTGCAGTTACAAACTGAGCGCGGAGTCCTCGGTGCGCTGAATCTTTATTCCTACGAGCCGAATTCGTTTGGCCGGGATGACGCCTGGCTGGGGACGATCCTCGCCTCGCACGCCTCGATCGCGCTGGCCGCCGGTAAGGAGCGCGCCGAACTGCGTCAGGCGATCGATGGCCGCCACGTCATCGGAATGGCTCAGGGCATCCTCATGGAGCGGTTCACCCTCGGCGAGGCGCAAGCTTTCGCGGTGCTGCGCCGCTACTCCCAAGACCGCAACATCAAGTTGCGCGAGGTCGCCCAGCAAGTAGTGAACTCACGAACGCTCCCAGCCTGA
- a CDS encoding PspA/IM30 family protein, whose protein sequence is MAQKQTLLGRVAQLAKANINSLLDRAEDPEKMLDQLVRDYTNSIAEAEEAVAQTIAQVRMIEADHREDVEAASEWGRKAAAASNKAEQLRASGDTAGADKFDSLAKVAIGRQIQFENEARDSQPVIDSQNATVEQLKGGLTSMKTKLEDLKSRRASLVARARTAEAQTRVHDAMSSINVLDPTSELSRFEDRIKHQEALVQGRAEVQATTLEDQFAELDDYGADAEIEARLQSLKVQDKPALGS, encoded by the coding sequence GTGGCTCAGAAGCAGACTCTCCTCGGGCGCGTCGCCCAGCTCGCCAAGGCGAACATCAACTCCCTGCTCGACCGGGCAGAAGACCCGGAGAAGATGCTCGACCAGCTCGTGCGGGACTACACCAACTCCATCGCGGAGGCTGAAGAGGCCGTCGCGCAGACGATCGCGCAGGTGCGCATGATCGAGGCCGACCACCGCGAAGACGTGGAGGCCGCCAGTGAGTGGGGCCGCAAGGCCGCGGCCGCCTCGAACAAAGCTGAGCAGCTGCGTGCTTCCGGCGACACGGCCGGCGCCGACAAGTTCGACAGCCTGGCCAAGGTTGCCATCGGCCGACAGATCCAGTTCGAGAACGAAGCCCGCGATTCCCAGCCGGTCATCGACTCCCAGAACGCCACGGTCGAGCAGCTCAAGGGCGGCCTGACTTCGATGAAGACCAAGCTGGAGGACCTGAAGTCGCGTCGCGCCTCCTTGGTCGCTCGCGCTCGCACCGCTGAGGCCCAGACCCGGGTGCACGACGCCATGAGCTCCATCAACGTCTTGGACCCCACGAGTGAACTGTCCCGGTTCGAAGACCGCATCAAGCACCAGGAAGCCCTGGTTCAAGGCCGCGCCGAGGTTCAGGCCACCACGCTGGAGGACCAGTTCGCCGAGTTGGACGACTACGGCGCCGACGCGGAGATCGAGGCCCGGTTGCAGTCGTTGAAGGTGCAGGACAAGCCGGCTCTGGGCTCCTGA